The genomic interval ttttgttaatatatatgcACCTAATATTGGATCTGATaggataaatatttttaataaattgaagaTCTTCTTAAAACAACAGCAGGTTAATGATTTGATCATTTTAGGAGGGGATTGGAACTGTACACTTGATCCATCTCTTGATAGAAATGGAGAAGAACCTAATTTTCAGTCACCTACGGTTTTAGCTAACATTGTAAAAATTTCTAACTTCACGGATAGTTGGAGAGAAAACAATCCTATGGTAAAACAATATACTTGGGTAAAGGTGAATGAGGGGAGAATTTCAGCTGCACGTTTAGATAGattgtatttatcaaataatatgaaaaatagaGTTGTACATACAGCTATTATCCCCACATATTTTACTGATCACAAGCTTATTACTGTTGACTGTACTTTGATATCGAGAAGAAATAAGAGGTcatattggcattttaatgtaaAGTTACTTCAAGATAAGTTTTTTTGTGAATCCTTTAAGCATTTTTGGGAAACTTGGAAAAGCGAAAAATGTAGATATGAAAACATAATTCTCTGGTGGGAAATTGATAAAACACATATAAGAGAATATTGTCAACAATATACATCTTACTCAACTTTGTGTTTGAAACGAACTTTGGAAGGGATTGAGAAAGAAATTCTAGTCATTGAAGAGAACATGATGAGAGATCTTGATGCGTATGTACAAGAGTGGAGTGATAAGAAATTAAAGTGGAGTTCTGTTTTAAATGAGAAAGTTAAGGGTGCTCTTGTGAGGAGCAGGTTTATGTTATTGAAAGATATGGATgggcctacttttttttttaacttggaaCATAAAAGTGGTCGTACCCCAGGTATAGATGGTCTACCTGGCGAGTTTTATAAGCACTTCTGGACCTTAATTGGAACTGATTTCCATGAAGTACTAAAAGAAGTTTTTCGAATAGGTTTGATGCCTAAAAGCTGTCAACGAGCAGTTTTAACCCTACTTCCCAAGAAAGGTGATCTTACCTTAATAAAGAACTGGAGACCGGTTGCACTTTTATGTTCCGAATATAAACTAATATCAAAGTGtttggctaacaggttaaacaaGATAATGCACAGAATTATACACAAAGATCAATCCTATTGTATAAAAGATAGATGTATCACTGATAATTTGCATTTAGTGCGTGATGTTATTGATTATGCcttggaaaataatgttgatatAGGAATTTTATCATTAGATCAGGAAAAGGCTTTTGATCGAGTTGATCATCAGTTTCTTTTCAAGGTTTTAAAGGCTTTTGGTTTTGGAGACAAGTTTGTTTCATTGATAAAATTGTTGTATAATAATGCCACATGTATGATAAAAATGGCGGGTGGACTAAGTGTTCCTGTTAAGGTACAAAGAGGCATAAGACAGGGATGCCCACTCTCAGGGCAACTATATAGTTTGGTCATTGAACCTCTCCTCTGTAAATTGAGAGAAAAGCTAACGGGGTTACAGACAAATGTTCTAAATTGTAATGATTGTGTGAAAATCTCAGCATATGCTGATGATATCACTGTGGTTTTAAGAAATGGATATGATGTTCAggttttaaaagatattttgcTGAGTTATGGGAAAGCTTCATCTGCCAAAGTAAATTGGGATAAAAGTGATGCACTATGGTGTGGTGTGGATTATAATGGACCGCAGCTTCCAGCTAGATTACAGTGGGGAAGGGCTGGGTTAAAGTACTTAGGGGTATTTTTAGGTAGAGAGGAATATAAGAAACAGAATTGGGAGGGCCTGATGGAAAAGGTGAGTGCAAGGTTGTCTCACTGGCATTGGCTGCTCCCCCAGCTATCGTACAGGGGAAGAGTTTTGGTCTGCAACAACCTTGTTGCCTCATCCTTATGGCATAAAATGACTGTCTTAGAACCCCCTGAGGAATTGGTGGAAAGTGTTCAAAAACGTCTGGTGAATTTCTTCTGGTCTGGTCAACATTGGCTGAGAGCATCTGCGTTATATCTACCTAGACAAGAAGGAGGCCAAGGATTGGTGGACATTAGAAGCAGAATAAAGACTTTCAGGCTTCAGACGGCAAAAAGACTACTTTATGGAAAAGATGTAAGCTGGACTGGAGTAGCTTGTGCCCTCTTAAGAAAAGCAGGCAATATGGGGCTAGACCGACATTTCTTTCTAATGGACACTCAAGGAATGGATTTGTCTGGACTGACACCTTTTTATCAGTCTATGTTGAAAGCctggaaaatattaaatgtatcaaGGAATCTCCAGGATGTGAGAGGCCTTTGGATGAGAGAGGAACCCCTGCTGTACAATCCTGTTGTGGACTTGGACAATTTGAAGTCATCAACAATGAGGACTGTTTTAAGGAATGTTGGAATAACAAAGATTGGACATTTAATAACAACGAATGAATGGATGTCTGCTGAGATGCTGGCCGCTAAGCTGGGGGTGAGGTCAATTCGCTTGACACAGAGACTGTTGAATGAGCTCTTTGAACGTTTGCCAACGGATTTTAAACGTGGTTTGGAGACATCAAATGAAGATATAGATGTTCCTTTCCCAGAGTTAAAAATTGCACCTGCTTTTAATGCTTTTCAAGAAAGGGAAGGGATTTTGCTTACCTTCAAGACTCCTGAAATGGAACTTTTCAGTGAAACTGGGAAAAAGCACTGTATGTCACATGTGTCAAAGTCTCACATATGAACTCTTTAGAAGGACTAAAAGAATCTAAATGGCAGGAGGATTTTGGACCAGGCACTTCCCCTAAAAGAAGCTGGGGGACCTTGTACAAACCTCCCATTGAAAAAAGGTGCGGGGACCTTCAGTGGAGAATTGTGCATGGTTTAATAGCCACAAACAGATACAGAGCACACATTGATCCACAGGTAGGGGAGGAATGTCTATTTTGTGGGCAAACAGAaactgttttgcatttgtttttttactgtggtAGACTTGAAGCTTTGCTATCTCAAATAGAAGAATGGTGTAGAATTTTAGGAGAAGTGTTCTCACCTGTACTTTTTATTTATGGAcccatgtataaaaaaaatagaaagcagATCCACGTGATGCTAAACTTTTTGTTTGGGCAGGCCAAAATGGCAATATGGCTGTCACGTAAAGGTAAACTAAATGGTGTGGGGTCAACCGATGCAGTGGCTATCTTAAAGGGTTTAGTCAAATCAAGGCTAACGGTGGAACATGCGTACTATCAACTGATTAAAGacatagaaacatttaaatatacttgGGGAGTGGAAAAGTGTTTATGTGAAATTGATATTGATGGTTCTCTGCAAATTAAtttctaattgtttttatttctcttaaaCAACGAATGGTTTGTTTTTCTGATCTGTTTTTAAACTGTGAGGTGTTTagaaattttttaaattgtaatatttattacgtATGGTGTGGTGGAATTTGTGTGTAGTTATATTATGTGTagtaatgtaattatgtaatttgtccgaaaaatggtaaattaaaggattgtcaaagtctctctctctctctctctctctctctctctcactcactcactcactcactcactcactcacactctctctctctctctctctctcacacacacactctctctctgtttgtctctctctctctcactcactcactctctctctgtttgtctctctctctctctctcactcactcactcacttactcactctctctctctctctctctctcacacacacacactctctctctgtttgtctctgtctctctcgctcttttcctaataacttcattaatagctgcattagaatgctatcaatggCTCAAGCTTCCATGACCAGCTTTAAAACGAAGTTTTGGAACCAGCAAAAGAGACGTTCATCTGATCAAtatcttgaggtgtggtaaccgtagTATAATCAGAATAATTGACTctgtttttctaataattcaataacTCTGAGTCATTTATtccttacatatatatacattgttgttTAGTCTTATGGATGTGTGATTTCTAGACCTGTTTGTCTTCACGAGTAGGGTAAGAAATAAGAGGGAATGTTTATGGAGATTTAAAGTTTATGGAATGTTGTTGTTGTGAAGAGGTTTGGTGTAACATTACTTGTTGGATTTGTGCTGGTCAGACGAAGTGAGCATTGAAACAAACACAGCTAAGATTATTCAGTAAACTCTGCTACTTTTtatcatcactctgtctcctgcTTCTGCTCTTTACTGGCTTTTTGGCTTCTTGACTGATAGAAGACTGTTAATACAGTTTTGGGTACCAGACAAGAATTGCTGTTGACGGGTTTTGGgcattatataattttgttgttctgaaagttcatcattgaattcagtgatgtcatcgtccagtttagttcagtttaaatagtatctgtcgaatcaagtcaatgatattgctgaAAAATAAGTGTACCCAATTATGCAAACCAGAGGTGAGAGTAGCAAGGAACCAAAAatttggtgacagaatggagaaaccTGACTCAGTCGGGGGGTCAGTTCTGTTCTGGCCATGGTATGAAATTCTGTTAAATTATTATAGGCTATTATATACAGACTtctcttataattatttaatgaattattgggttatttcaaattaattgttatatttaatcatataacGGCTCCTGAAGTTTTTCTCCGTGATTAGAAAATAAACACGCTTCAACTGATGCCTTCAGATTcagattttcagttttaatgtctGTCCCCTTGTCATCACAAACATCTGAGAACCGTGAAaaactaaagaataaaaaataaaattgcaattacaTTTGTGATGAagtcattttacattacattgtaGATTAATCATATGGCTTAAACATACTAATACACAAAATACCTTAAATTATACACAAAATtaaccaaaacacaaacaaacataccgTGTGCTTTCCAATCAGGATTCAGGAGACATTAGAGATCTTCTTAACAAACAATCTTATTAATCCTTTACTTCTTACGATCTTACACTTCTCCGTTCGTGATCACCTCGTGCTTTCCCAATGCTCAATGCAGCTTATCAAACCACGTGACCTACATACGTACAATGCTACATATTTTCACCAGTAGGTGTCACTATTGGCAATTGTTAAACATATACAATactcaaataaacattaaattattaaacaacatttgtaacaaacaaacaaatacttttaaaaagggTAACAAAATATTCAGCAAGAAATAAACCTTTTCTGTGTCAGCTACACTGCCACCAAAATTACAAGGATTTATGAAATTACTACCTTTTAACTGAAATCAATTAAGCCTGTAATTTTCCTATAAGCTGTCAGTTAACTTTCATTCTTCTTTCAACACTTTCAACATAAgagttattttcattttctttgaacAACACTACTCTGTATGTTAAGACAACTGTGTGTATACTCGTAGTTTAGGAATTGTTCTCAACTATTACCACTATTTTTTGAATTGGACGTTCCAAAAGAGTTATTTGTGTCAATCTCTCACCCTTTTTACCTAACTTACTTTGTCCCATTTGGAGTTTAACCTTTCTTACAAGCCCATCATCATCTGCACTTGTCTCAACAACTCTAGCTAACCTCCACTCATTTCTGTGAACATTGTCCTCTTTGACAATCACTACATCTCCAATTTGAACATTTCTTCTAGGTTTGTGCCATTGTTGTCTGAGGCTTAAGTTGGCCAGGTATTCTTTACGCCACCTGCTCCAAAACTGCTCTGACAAGTATTGCACTCTTCTCCACCTTTTCCTAGCGTACAGATCTTCACGAATAAATTTGCCAGGAGGAGGCAGAGGCACTGATGTCTTCATCGTAAGCAGATGATTAGGAGTCAAGGGCTCAAGACTCTCTGGGTCATTTATTGTGTTAGTGGTAAGCGGACGATTATTCACGATTAACATTGCCTCGTAGAAGAATGTCCTTAATGAGGTGTCATCCAGTCTTCCTTTAGCTTGTGCCAGAACAGCATTCATCACACTCCTTACTGTTCTTATCTGGCGTTCCCACACACCTCCCATGTGGCTTGCTTCAGGAACATTCATAAGGAAATCACACTGTTTGCTTGCAAGATAGGTAGAGATCCTCTCTTGGTCTAGATCCTTCAAACCTTTCTCCAGCTCATTCCTTGCCCCCACGAAATTTGTGCCTTGGTCGGATCTGATCTGTCGCACGGCTCCTCTGATTGCTATGAAACATCTTAAAGCATTCAGAAATGCATCAGTAGTGAGATCTTCTAACATTTCTAAATGTACAGCCCTGGAGCTCAGGCACGTAAACAACAGACCATATCGTTTGAATTCTTTCCGACCTTGTTTCGTGTAGAAGGGGCCAAAACAGTCAATACCAGAATACAAGAATGGGGGTGATGGTTCTACTCTGTCAGCTGGAAGGTCAGCCATGCGCTGTTCTTCAACTGGTCTGCGCAGCTTTCTGCATGTAAcacaattttttatgtatttggccACTACATTGCTTGCACCCATTATCCAATATCCACTGGATCTGAGCTCATTTAAGGTTTGACCTCGACCTTGATGTTGAATTTTCTTGTGGCAATGGTCAAGTATCAGCTGTGTGACAATGCCTTCCTTAGGAAGAATTATTGGATGTTTCAACTCCAATGCTGCGTTAGACTTTCTTAACCGACCTCCAACCCTGAGCAGTTCATTCTGGAGAACAGGATCAAGTTGGTATAACCTGTTATTCTTCGGTAGCTTAGCAGGGTTTTGACTGAGACATTTCAGTTCTTCTTCAAAGGCTTCTTTTTGTGCTGCCTTGATGAGCACAAGAGCTGCTTTCTCCCTCTCCTCTACACTAATGAACCCTGATCTGTCTCTTTTCACAAGTCTTTTGATTCTAGCTATAGCATTGATTGCTGTATTCCAATCTGAGAATCTTGTTAGTCTTTCAAGAAAGTTGTCTCTTACACAGGCATCTGTTTTCAGGACTTTTACCTCAGGGTCACCTACAAGAAGCTTTGGTGAAGTTTTATGAGTAACAATTTCCTTTTCCCATAGAAACTTTGGGCCTTTCAACCAACTTGAGTCAATTAGGTCTGCCACCTTGGAACCCCTAGATGTACAGTCTGCTGGATTTTGATTGGTTTCCACATAGAACCACTGCTTTGGATCTGTAGAGTCTCTTATTTTCTGGACACGATTAGCCACAAAAACATGAAAGCGTCTGGCTTCGTTCTTGATATACCCTAATACTATCTGGGAATCCGTCCAGAAAAACTCCTCATTTATCTCCAGATCTAGCTCTTCTCTAAGAAGATGACTTACTGATGCTGAAACTGTGGCTGCAGTCAGCTCAAGGCGTGGTATGCTGAAAACCTTTGTAGGGGCTACTCTGGCCTTTCCCATGACCAGCGCACAATGCACTTGCTCATCAGCAACAGTCCTGATATATGAACACTGTCCATAACCTTCACTGCTGGCATCTGAAAAATGATGCAGTTCAATTTTCTGGATTTTGCCCATATTTTCAGGAATGAAGCATCTTGGTATTCGAATCCTTTGGAGATTTTCCAAGTCATGGAGCCATGTATCCCACTTTGGCTTCAGATCAGAGGGAAGAGGTTCATCCCATCCTACTCCTCGTTTACACATTTCTTGGAGCACTCTTTTTCCAACAAAGATGTAGGGAGCAAGAAAACCTAATGGGTCGTACACACTTGCAACCACTGATAGAATTCCCCTTCGAGTAGCAGCCTTTTCAGTAAGGTCGACTTTAAATGAGAATGTATCAGTCTCTATGTTCCACTTTACTCCCAGTACACTCTGCATTGGAAGCTCATTGTAGTTCAGATCAACATCCTTTACTACACTGGCACGTTCACTCTCTGGAATTGCATTCAAAACTTCTCTGCTATTGGACACAAACTTGTGTAAGCGCAGTTTTCCTTTGGCCAAAACATCTCTTGCTTCATTAATCAACTTGTTGGCTTTCTCATTGGAATCAATGCTGACAAGACCATCATCCACATAGAAGTTTTTGCGAATGAAGCTTGCTGCCAGTGGGTAGTCCTTCTCATATTTGCTGGCtagatatttcatgccatagttcgcacaccctggagaggatgcTGCTCCAAAAATGTGAACTCGCATGCAATATTCCTTGGGTTCCTTTTCAGTGTTCCCTTCTTCCCACCATAGGAATCTCAGGAAATCACGATCATCTAGATTGACATGAAAGCGATGGAACATCTTCTCCACATCGCAAACAATAGCAATCTGATGCTCACGAAATCTACACAGCACTCCAGTCAGAGTATTTGTTAAGTCTGGCCCTGTGAGTAAGTGGTCATTTAGAGATGTGCCTTCAAATTTGGCTGAGCAGTCAAATACCACTCTTATTTTCTCTGGTTTTCTTGGGTGGTACACCCCGTGGTGTGGGATGTACCATGTACTGTCTTCTTTTCCAGTGGTAGTTGCTTCTTCAGCATCTCCATCTCTAAAGACACTGTCCATAAATCTCACATAGTCCTTTCTGTACTTAGGACTTCTCTCCATTTTCCTTTTCAAATATCTCAAACGAACCACAGCAAGCTTCTTATTGTTCGGCAACTGAGGACGCTTTCTGAAAGGTAAGGGCATTTCCACATGTCCTTCTCTGTTGTGTTGAACCCTTTCATCCAACTGTTGAAAAAATTGAATGTCCTCCTGAGATATTGTCCTCTCTTTTGAATCTGTATCCCGGAAGTCAGCTTCTAATGTCCTGATTATAGAGGCAGGTGTTATAGCTGGGAGTTCCTTCACCGATATGCGATGACAGAACCCGGTTACATCTCTAGAGCAACTATTGGGAGCTATGGATCCCACTATACTCCAGCCTAAGTCTGTTTTGACTGCGTATGGCTCGTTATCATTCCCTGATATCACTTGGGTTGGCTTTAGAGCTCTTGGACAATCATAGCCAATTAGAAGCCCTACAGGACAATCCAATAGATCTGGCATTTTGTCTGCAACACTGAGCAGGTGGGTCCATTTCTGAGCTTTTTTGCAAGTAGGAATGCTATCTCGTTCCAAGGGAATGTAGTCTTGAGTGTAAACTGGTGGCAACTCAATGTACTCTTGCAAACTATAGCCTCTCACTCTTAGCCCATCTACTCTCTGACAATCCTCTATCGTAGCTCGATCAGTCATTGTGGACAGCTTTAATTTCACAGGTTCTGTGTGTACTTGAAGTTTGTCGCAGATGTCCTGATTGATGAATGTATTACTGCTCTGCGTGTCCAGCAATGCGTAGGCTAGAATTTCTGGGCTGTCCTTTGTTGCACAAGAGAGCCATACTGGAACTATCATTGAAGTGCGATTATAGTTGTCCATTCCCACACTACATAAGCTAATGGAAgccctttcgtcagatgaagcTTCTGGTTTTCCTCCTTGTAAACGTTCTTCATGAAGTGGAGAGGGATGACTTTGCCTGCAGATGTTGCAAGTTGCTCGCTTTCTACAGTTTTTGGAGATATGGCCGACTCTCAGACAACCAAAGCACATCTTGTTGTTGATGACAAACCTTTTCTTCTCCTCAAGAGGCATTGCCGCAAACTTTTCACATTTGTATATGAAGTGATTTTGCTGACAGCAGATACATTCTAGTTGTCTTTTATCTCGAGTAGCAGAAGGGTTGAGTTTGGTACACGTTTCTCTTTCCAATGCATTAAAGTTCTTTGCAATGGGTTTAACATTTTGCATCAGAGCACTGGCTTTGAAACGTTTTTGCTCCTTTCCTAACCTTTCATCTGCATGTTTTAAAGCATGTAGAGAGGAAACAGGATTACATGCAATACGTGCCTCTTCTGCCACAAAGTCTGAAAACTCAGCGAAACTGGGGTATGGCTTTTCATCATCGAGTGCTTTACTGACATGCCTATTCCAGCGAGTTGTTATAAAGTCAGGAAGTTTCTGAAGCAATTTCTGGTTCTCTTCACAATCGTCCAAAACTCCCAAACCATGTACATGAGGCATTGCATTTTTACAGGAGATAAGGAAATCACTAAACTCCCTCAATTTCAGTGATTCTTTAGGTCCTATTTTTGGCCAGTTACTCAACTTTGTCCTAAATGCTCTTTGAACTACAAAAGGGTGTCCATAGCGTTTATTCAGGGCATCCCAAGCTTGCGTGTATGCATCTTCATCACTCCTATAAAATGTTCCCTCTAGTACACTAAGAGCATCTCCACTTATGTACTTTTTTAGATAGAAGAGCCTATGTGCTGAAGTTGTGCAGTTTGTTTCAATTAAAGCTTTAAAACAAGTGCGCCATTCAATGAACTTGAGTGGGTCACCTGTAAAGGTGAATGGCTCTGGAGCTGGAAGTTTGGTCATTGCCAGAGATTCTGTTAGTGCTTTCACTAATACAACCTCATCTACTTTAGTCTCTAGCTTATTTTCAGAGCACGGTTGAGCTAAAGGTTGAAAGGTTGAAACCTTGGTGCATGAATGGCTATTGTGTTGCAGCGGATGCTGACATAGAGGCAAAGCACATTTTTCGTTTGTTTCTCTTATTTCAGCGTTCAATCTTGATTCCTCTTCTGCGTACACACTATATTCAGCTTCCATGACTTCAAGATCCCTTTGTTCCTCCAGCATTTTTAACCTCTCTTGTTGGGCTAGCACCTCTTTTCTTTGAGCTGAGATTTCTTTTTCTCGATTTAGTTCAGCACGTTTTGCAGCTAAGCGTGCCGCTGCTTCCGCTCTTTTTACTGACATATGACTTCCCTGCTGACTTTCTTTTTCAGCTCTCGACACAGTTGATCCATAAATTGACTTGGCGTCATCTCTTTGCAGTAACTGGAGGAGTGTTTCTTTTACAGCCTCCGCATCAAACTCTTTAGTGTCAACTTCTGCGCAACGTCTTTTCAACAGTACAGTTACTTCACTAGTTACTGAAGTGGAGCTATCCATTTTCCTTCTTATATCTTGAGATGGGACGTTCATTGCACGAATACTCTCATAGGTTTGTTTTAACTCTGCTTCACGTTTTTCTGCAGTCACTATCATATCACCTAACTCGGTTTTAGAGCATTGTTCTTTCAGTTTAGATCTTATAAACTGAGCTTCAGCTTTAAAGTTTAAGTATGTGAACATAAACTTCCTTTCTCTTTTTGCTAACTCATCACGTCTTAACTCAAGCATTTTTTCTGTTGGACGTCTTTCTCTTTCTGAACGCCTAACTTCTTGCTCAACTTGTGATGATGACCCTTGAAGTTTTGTCTTATTAGCTTGCAAATCTGCATTAATTTCTGCAAGGCGTTCTTCATATTTTTGTCTTTCTGAGACATCAATTTCAGTTTCTAATTTCCCCTCTAATTGCGCTTTTTCATCTTCAAGAGCTTGAATGACTTGGTCTAAGACACTGTCTGATCTATTTACATCCATGTTGGTAACTTGGTTTAAACCACAAAATTATTCAGCCTTAAACTCTAATAGCCAGCTGTACTAACACATTGAAATTGTACAATGTCAATTATTAAACAAGTTACACATTAATCTCAACTCAGAAAAGTATTAAATGCAAAAACTTTTTTCAACCATTTGCATACAAtttcaattataataaatgttaatgcaACATCAACCAAGAAATTAATTTTTCAAGCTGAAAAAATACAGTCTGACCTCCAAATCCAAGGATATCAACTCTTATTGATGACTGAATTGACCCAACTTTGCAATGTCGCCGCCTTGTGGCTATCGGTTGTCACTGCAAAATGACTTCTTGCGCTGCTCTTCTCCACT from Carassius auratus strain Wakin chromosome 26, ASM336829v1, whole genome shotgun sequence carries:
- the LOC113044600 gene encoding uncharacterized protein LOC113044600, with translation MDVNRSDSVLDQVIQALEDEKAQLEGKLETEIDVSERQKYEERLAEINADLQANKTKLQGSSSQVEQEVRRSERERRPTEKMLELRRDELAKRERKFMFTYLNFKAEAQFIRSKLKEQCSKTELGDMIVTAEKREAELKQTYESIRAMNVPSQDIRRKMDSSTSVTSEVTVLLKRRCAEVDTKEFDAEAVKETLLQLLQRDDAKSIYGSTVSRAEKESQQGSHMSVKRAEAAARLAAKRAELNREKEISAQRKEVLAQQERLKMLEEQRDLEVMEAEYSVYAEEESRLNAEIRETNEKCALPLCQHPLQHNSHSCTKVSTFQPLAQPCSENKLETKVDEVVLVKALTESLAMTKLPAPEPFTFTGDPLKFIEWRTCFKALIETNCTTSAHRLFYLKKYISGDALSVLEGTFYRSDEDAYTQAWDALNKRYGHPFVVQRAFRTKLSNWPKIGPKESLKLREFSDFLISCKNAMPHVHGLGVLDDCEENQKLLQKLPDFITTRWNRHVSKALDDEKPYPSFAEFSDFVAEEARIACNPVSSLHALKHADERLGKEQKRFKASALMQNVKPIAKNFNALERETCTKLNPSATRDKRQLECICCQQNHFIYKCEKFAAMPLEEKKRFVINNKMCFGCLRVGHISKNCRKRATCNICRQSHPSPLHEERLQGGKPEASSDERASISLCSVGMDNYNRTSMIVPVWLSCATKDSPEILAYALLDTQSSNTFINQDICDKLQVHTEPVKLKLSTMTDRATIEDCQRVDGLRVRGYSLQEYIELPPVYTQDYIPLERDSIPTCKKAQKWTHLLSVADKMPDLLDCPVGLLIGYDCPRALKPTQVISGNDNEPYAVKTDLGWSIVGSIAPNSCSRDVTGFCHRISVKELPAITPASIIRTLEADFRDTDSKERTISQEDIQFFQQLDERVQHNREGHVEMPLPFRKRPQLPNNKKLAVVRLRYLKRKMERSPKYRKDYVRFMDSVFRDGDAEEATTTGKEDSTWYIPHHGVYHPRKPEKIRVVFDCSAKFEGTSLNDHLLTGPDLTNTLTGVLCRFREHQIAIVCDVEKMFHRFHVNLDDRDFLRFLWWEEGNTEKEPKEYCMRVHIFGAASSPGCANYGMKYLASKYEKDYPLAASFIRKNFYVDDGLVSIDSNEKANKLINEARDVLAKGKLRLHKFVSNSREVLNAIPESERASVVKDVDLNYNELPMQSVLGVKWNIETDTFSFKVDLTEKAATRRGILSVVASVYDPLGFLAPYIFVGKRVLQEMCKRGVGWDEPLPSDLKPKWDTWLHDLENLQRIRIPRCFIPENMGKIQKIELHHFSDASSEGYGQCSYIRTVADEQVHCALVMGKARVAPTKVFSIPRLELTAATVSASVSHLLREELDLEINEEFFWTDSQIVLGYIKNEARRFHVFVANRVQKIRDSTDPKQWFYVETNQNPADCTSRGSKVADLIDSSWLKGPKFLWEKEIVTHKTSPKLLVGDPEVKVLKTDACVRDNFLERLTRFSDWNTAINAIARIKRLVKRDRSGFISVEEREKAALVLIKAAQKEAFEEELKCLSQNPAKLPKNNRLYQLDPVLQNELLRVGGRLRKSNAALELKHPIILPKEGIVTQLILDHCHKKIQHQGRGQTLNELRSSGYWIMGASNVVAKYIKNCVTCRKLRRPVEEQRMADLPADRVEPSPPFLYSGIDCFGPFYTKQGRKEFKRYGLLFTCLSSRAVHLEMLEDLTTDAFLNALRCFIAIRGAVRQIRSDQGTNFVGARNELEKGLKDLDQERISTYLASKQCDFLMNVPEASHMGGVWERQIRTVRSVMNAVLAQAKGRLDDTSLRTFFYEAMLIVNNRPLTTNTINDPESLEPLTPNHLLTMKTSVPLPPPGKFIREDLYARKRWRRVQYLSEQFWSRWRKEYLANLSLRQQWHKPRRNVQIGDVVIVKEDNVHRNEWRLARVVETSADDDGLVRKVKLQMGQSKLGKKGERLTQITLLERPIQKIVVIVENNS